CCTCCGGCCCCAATACATAACGGCCGCTCTCCAGAACGCCGATGGCCGCCCGCTCCAACTCCTCTTTGATGGATTCGTACTGTGCTTTTAAGTCCAACAACGGTATCGGGTTCATCAACTGGCTCCTCCCTGATTGACGTCTCTACGCAGTTCGCTTAAGCGTACCGGCCTGCCCAACTCTGCCGCTCGTTGACAAGCGATTACCAATTCTAACGCTTTTCTGCCGTCTTCACCGTTAACGACGGGACGCCGTCCCTCCCGGACAGCTGCGGTCATATCCCGGATGATGGCAGAATGGCCCGGTAACCCTTGTGGATCTTCATGGATACGATGAATCGTTTGCTCACTATCCTCATCCGTCTGATCGGCAAACTTCCATGTTTGGATCCAGTTGGCCGTGGGGCCGCTTACCACAGCCGTTCCCGTCTCCCCAAACAAAGCGAGGGACTCCTCCAAATTGCGCGGATACAAAGTGACCGCCGCCTCAATTACACCGAGGGCACCACTGGCAAAACGTAGGACAGAGACGGAAACGTCCTCCGCTTCAATCTGGCGAAAACGGGTCGCTTGGTAAGCGGAGACTTCCTCAACATCCCCCATCAACCACAACATCAAGTCCAGGTTGTGGATCGCTTGGTTCATCAAAACGCCACCATCCATGGCGCGGCTACCCCGCCAAGGGGCTTGATTGTAATACTCCTGGTTTCGGTTCCAGCGAACCGTCGCATTGGCATGGCTA
This sequence is a window from Desmospora activa DSM 45169. Protein-coding genes within it:
- a CDS encoding Gfo/Idh/MocA family protein, producing the protein MVQYAIVGCGHIANKHVEAIEAAEGAKLSAVCDRDPRRLEPFAAKGIHSFTDMERMITSVTVDVVNICTPSGLHAPLAIQAANAGKHVVVEKPMALTLKDADAILQACERNGVQLAVVHPNRFRPVMKALRQRVDEGAFGSFSHANATVRWNRNQEYYNQAPWRGSRAMDGGVLMNQAIHNLDLMLWLMGDVEEVSAYQATRFRQIEAEDVSVSVLRFASGALGVIEAAVTLYPRNLEESLALFGETGTAVVSGPTANWIQTWKFADQTDEDSEQTIHRIHEDPQGLPGHSAIIRDMTAAVREGRRPVVNGEDGRKALELVIACQRAAELGRPVRLSELRRDVNQGGAS